The following is a genomic window from Kineosporiaceae bacterium.
TCGTGGGCTATCTCGATCTGGCCGGAAACATGGACCTGGCGATCGCGATCCGGACCGCGTTGATCCGCGAGGGGGTGGCCCACGTGCAGGCCGGTGCCGGCATCGTGGCCGACTCGGTGCCCGAACGCGAGCACGACGAGTGCCGCAACAAGGCCGCCGCGGTGCTGCGTGCCGTGGCGACGGCCTCGACCCTGCGGGCGCCGGGATCATGAGCCGGCTCACCCGGCTGACGCGACGCAGCACGGTGCTGGGGGTGCTGGCGGGCGCCGGCATCGTGGTGCTGGCCCAGGGCCGAACCTGGGTGAGGCTCGATCATGCACCGGCCACCGGGGTGGTCACCGCGGTCACCGATGGTTCGCTCTCGGGCGAGCAGTCGGCCCCAGGGGTCCTCGCGTTGGCGTTGGTCGCCGCCGCCGGTGCGGTCGCCGTGACCCTGGCCGGACGGCGCCTGGCCCGCGTGTGCGCCGTCCTGCTCGCCCTGGCCGGTCTGGGCGTCGTGGCGTTGGCCACAGGGGTGCTGACCGACCCGGCGACGGTGGCCCGCGAGGCCACGCGCGGTGCCGCGGGTCTGGTGGACGCCGTCCCGCCGGCGGCCGTGGTCACGGCCTGGGTGGCGGTGGGCCTGGCCGGTGGCGTGGTCATCGCCGTTGCGGCGCTGGGGGTCTGGCTCGGGGCCGCTCGGTGGACGACGGGACGCCCCGCCGCAGCGGCAGCCACGGCGGCGCCGGGTGCGGCCCGAACCCGGAGCGCCCGGGATGAATCGCCCGAACCGCTGTGGGAGGCGATCAGCCGTGGTGAGGATCCGACCGATTGACGCGCCGCAGCTACCGGACGTCGGTGGCTACAGCCGCACACCGCACCAGCCTGCAACAATGACCCACAGCTGAAAGGAGCAAGCACCATGGTGAACACTCAGGCTGCGCACGAGGTGCACGAGAGTCACGGGAACAGTGTGGCCGCGTGGACCAGCGTCATCGTGATCATGTTGGGCGCGCTGGTCTCGTGCTGGGGCGTGGCAGTCGGCAGCATGACGCTGTCGATCGCCGGTGGTGTCGTGGTCGTCGTCGGAGCCATCCTCGGCAAGGTGATGTCGGCCATGGGCTACGGCGTCGCTGGTCACCGCTGATCTCTACGGGTCGTCCGGACCCGGACGGCGGTCGGAGCACGCCGTCGGGGTCGGTACGATCGTGACGTAGTGACCGCCGCCGACCAGGGGGATCCGTGACTGTTCTCGACGACATCATCTCGGGCGTACGGGAGGACCTCGTCGAGCGGCAGCAGTCCGTTCCGCTGGAGCGGCTGCAAGAGCAGGCCGAGCGTCAGCCGGGCGCTCTGGCCGCCCTCGCCGCGCTCGAGGATGCCGATGCGGTGCGGGTCATCGCCGAGGTCAAGCGGTCGAGCCCGAGCAAGGGCGCCCTGGCGGCCATCGCCGATCCAGCGGCTCTGGCGCGCGACTACGAGTCCGGCGGAGCCAGCGCCATCAGCGTGCTCACCGAGCGGCGCCGCTTCGGCGGCAGCATCGAGGACCTGCAGGCGGTGCGGCGAGCAGTCGACATCCCGATCCTGCGCAAGGACTTCATCGTCTCGGCCTATCAGGTCTGGGAGGCCCGAGCAGCGGGCGCCGACCTGGTGCTGCTCATCGTGGCAGCCCTCGACCAGGATGCGCTGGTGTCCCTGGTCGAACGGGTGCACTCTCTGGGCATGACGGCCCTGGTCGAGGTGCACGACGTCGACGAGGTGCCCCGCGCGGTGGACGCCGGGGCACGGGTGATCGGCGTCAACTGCCGTGATCTGCGCACGCTGGAGGTCGACCGCGACCAGTTCCAGCGGGTGGCGCCGACCATCCCGGACGGCATCGTGAAGGTCGCCGAGTCCGGGGTGCGTGGCCCCTATGACGTGCACACCTTCGCCCGCGCCGGGGCGCACGCCGTCCTGGTGGGCGAGAGCCTGGTGACCGGCGCCGACCCGCGCGCCGCCGTGGCCAATCTGGTCGCCGCCGGGGCGCACCCGGCACTGCGGGCGGCGCGCAAGTGAGCGGCATGCTCTCGGAGCAGACGGGCCCCTACTACGGCCGGTTCGGCGGGCGGTTCGTGCCCGAGGCCCTGATCGCGGCGCTCGACGAGCTCGAGGTCGCCTACGCGAAGGCGTCCGCGGATCCGGCCTTCGCCGCCGAGCTCGACCGGCTGCACCGCACCTACACCGGCCGGCCGAGCATCCTGACCGAGGTGCCCCGGTTCGCGGCACATGCCGGTGGTGCCCGGGTGCTGCTCAAGCGCGAAGACCTGAACCACACCGGGTCCCACAAGATCAACAACGTGCTGGGTCAGGCCTTGCTGACCCAACGCATGGGCAAGACCCGGGTGATCGCCGAGACCGGCGCCGGTCAGCACGGGGTGGCCACCGCGACCGCCGCGGCCCTGCTCGACCTGGAGTGCGTGGTCTACATGGGCGAGGAGGACACCCGGCGCCAGGCCCTGAACGTCGCCCGGATGAACCTGCTCGGCGCCACGGTCGTACCGGTCACCGCGGGCTCGCGCACCCTCAAGGACGCCATGAACGAGGCGATGCGCGACTGGGTGACCAACGTCGAGCAGACCCACTACCTGATCGGCACGGTGGCGGGTCCACACCCGTTCCCGAGCATGGTGCGCGACTTCCACAAGGTGATCGGTGACGAGGCCCGGGCCCAGGTGCTCGACCTGATCGGCCGGTTGCCCGATGTCGTGACGGCTTGCGTCGGCGGCGGATCGAACGCCATCGGCATCTTCCACGCCTTCCTCGACGACCCCGGCGTCCGGCTGGTGGGCCTCGAGGCCGGTGGGGACGGCGTCGCGACCGGTCGGCACGCGGCGTCCATCACCGGCGGCACCGCCGGGGTGCTGCACGGCAGCCGCACCTTCATCCTGCAGGACGACGACGGTCAGACCATCGAGAGCCACTCGATCTCGGCCGGGCTCGACTACCCCGGGGTCGGCCCGGAGCATGCCTGGCTGGCCGAGACCGGCCGCGCCACCTACCTGCCGGTGACCGACGCCGAGGCGATGGCGGCGTTCCAGCTGCTCTGTCGCACGGAGGGGATCATCCCGGCGATCGAGAGTGCTCACGCGCTGGCCGGGGCGATCACCGCCGGGCGTGAGCTCGGCCCGGACGGCGTGGTGCTGGTCAACCTGTCCGGCCGCGGCGACAAGGACGTCGAGACCGCCGCCCGCTACTTCGGACTGGTGACGCCGTGAGCGCGGCCGTCGCGCGGTCCAGCGCCGCCGCCATCGACGCGGCGAAGGCCACCGGGCGAGCCGCCCTGATCGCCTACCTACCGATCGGGTTCCCCGACGTGCCGACCTCGATCGCGGCGGCGCGTGCCGCCGTCGAGGGGGGCGCCGACGTCCTGGAACTCGGCATGCCGTACTCGGATCCGCTGATGGACGGCCCGGTGATCCAGCACGCGGTGGA
Proteins encoded in this region:
- the trpC gene encoding indole-3-glycerol phosphate synthase TrpC; this encodes MTVLDDIISGVREDLVERQQSVPLERLQEQAERQPGALAALAALEDADAVRVIAEVKRSSPSKGALAAIADPAALARDYESGGASAISVLTERRRFGGSIEDLQAVRRAVDIPILRKDFIVSAYQVWEARAAGADLVLLIVAALDQDALVSLVERVHSLGMTALVEVHDVDEVPRAVDAGARVIGVNCRDLRTLEVDRDQFQRVAPTIPDGIVKVAESGVRGPYDVHTFARAGAHAVLVGESLVTGADPRAAVANLVAAGAHPALRAARK
- the trpB gene encoding tryptophan synthase subunit beta — encoded protein: MLSEQTGPYYGRFGGRFVPEALIAALDELEVAYAKASADPAFAAELDRLHRTYTGRPSILTEVPRFAAHAGGARVLLKREDLNHTGSHKINNVLGQALLTQRMGKTRVIAETGAGQHGVATATAAALLDLECVVYMGEEDTRRQALNVARMNLLGATVVPVTAGSRTLKDAMNEAMRDWVTNVEQTHYLIGTVAGPHPFPSMVRDFHKVIGDEARAQVLDLIGRLPDVVTACVGGGSNAIGIFHAFLDDPGVRLVGLEAGGDGVATGRHAASITGGTAGVLHGSRTFILQDDDGQTIESHSISAGLDYPGVGPEHAWLAETGRATYLPVTDAEAMAAFQLLCRTEGIIPAIESAHALAGAITAGRELGPDGVVLVNLSGRGDKDVETAARYFGLVTP
- a CDS encoding Trp biosynthesis-associated membrane protein — protein: MSRLTRLTRRSTVLGVLAGAGIVVLAQGRTWVRLDHAPATGVVTAVTDGSLSGEQSAPGVLALALVAAAGAVAVTLAGRRLARVCAVLLALAGLGVVALATGVLTDPATVAREATRGAAGLVDAVPPAAVVTAWVAVGLAGGVVIAVAALGVWLGAARWTTGRPAAAAATAAPGAARTRSARDESPEPLWEAISRGEDPTD